In the genome of Neisseria lactamica, the window TTCCAAAGCTTTCAGTGCGGAACCTTGTACGATTGGGCAGTCGTCGCCTGGGAAGTCGTAGCTTGACAGCAGGTCGCGGATTTCCATTTCAACCAGTTCCAACAGCTCGGCATCGTCGACCATATCGCATTTGTTCATGAATACGATGATGTAAGGTACACCTACTTGGCGGGCCAACAGAATGTGTTCGCGGGTTTGCGGCATAGGGCCGTCGGCGGCGGAACATACCAAGATTGCGCCGTCCATTTGTGCGGCACCGGTAATCATGTTTTTAACGTAGTCGGCGTGACCCGGGCAGTCTACGTGTGCGTAGTGGCGGGTTTCGGTTTCGTATTCTACGTGTGAGGTATTGATGGTAATACCGCGGGCTTTTTCTTCGGGGGCGTTGTCGATTTGGTCGTAAGCTTTTGCAGCACCGCCGAATTTTTTAGCCAAAATAGTAGTCAAAGCAGCAGTCAGGGTGGTTTTACCATGGTCAACGTGACCGATGGTGCCAACGTTTACGTGCGGTTTGCTACGTTCGAATTTTTCCTTAGCCATGAGCTAATTCCTTTACATATAAAGATCGATTAAAGAACAGAGGCCGTCTGAAAAATCATTTCAGCCTTTCAGACGGCCTATTTGCCTGATTAGCCTTTACGGGCTTCAGTTACAGCAGCAGCTATGTGGGCAGGAGCTTCAGCGTATTTTTTGAACTCCATAGAGTAAGTAGCGCGGCCTTGGGTTGCAGAACGCAGGTCGGTAGAATAACCGAACATTTCTGCCAAAGGTACTTCGGCACGGACTTTTTTACCGCCGATACCGTCATCATCCATACCCAATACAACACCGCGACGACGGTTCAAGTCGCCCATTACGTCACCCATGTATTCTTCAGGGGTTTCCACTTCAACTGCCATAATCGGCTCAAGCAGGGCAGGATTGGCTTTACGCATACCTTCTTTGAAGGCTTGGGAAGCAGCCAATTCGAAGGCCAGTTGAGAAGAGTCGACATCGTGTGAGGAACCGAAGATCAAACGTACGCGTACGTCCACTACAGGGTAGCCTGCAACGATACCGTTAGGCAGGGTGTCACGGATACCTTTATCGACAGACGGAATGAATTCGCGAGGAATCACACCGCCTTTAATTTCATCGATAAATTCGTAGCCTGCACCACCCGGTTCCATAGGTTCCATTTTGATCACAACGTGACCGTATTGACCTTTACCGCCGGATTGTTTGGCGTGTTTGTATTCGGCTTCGACTTCTTTGCGGATGGTTTCACGGTAAGCCACTTGGGGTGCGCCGATATTCGCTTCCACACCGAATTCGCGTTTCATACGGTCAACAATAATTTCCAGGTGCAGCTCGCCCATACCCGAAATAATGGTTTGACCGGACTCTTCGTCTGTACGGACACGGAAAGAAGGATCTTCTTTAGCCAGGCGGTTCAGGGCAATACCCATTTTCTCTTGGTCGGCTTTGGTTTTCGGCTCAACGGCAATATGGATTACCGGCTCGGGGAATTCCATGCGTTCCAAGATAATCGGTGCATTTTCTGCACACAAAGTTTCACCGGTAGTAACGTCTTTCAGACCGATAGCGGCTGCGATGTCGCCGGCGCGTACTTCTTCAATTTCAGTACGGTCCGCAGCAGTCATTTGTACCAAACGGCCGATACGTTCGCGAGTGCCTTTTACGGAGTTCAATACGGTATCGCCGGATTTTACTACGCCTGAGTAAACGCGGATAAAGGTCAGCTGACCGACGTATTTGTCGTTCAACATTTTGAATGCCAATGCAGAGAATTTCTCTTCATCGCTGGCTTGACGGCTGTCGGCTTCTTCAGTGTTAGGATTAACACCTTGAACCGGAGGAATATCGGTAGGGGCTGGCAGCAATTCTACAACTGCGTCCAACATACGTTGAACACCTTTGTTTTTAAATGCAGAACCACACAGCATAGGTTGGATTTCGCCTGCCAGAGTACGTTGACGCAATGCACCTACGATTTCTTCCTCGGTCAGCTCATCTCCACCCAAGTATTTATCCATCAATTCTTCGCTGGCTTCTGCTGCGGCTTCAATCATGTTTTGACGCCATTCCTCGGCAGTTTCAACCAATTCGGCAGGAATGTCGCCATAGGTAAAGGTTGTACCTTTATCGGCCTCATTCCAAATGATGGATTTCATTTTCAACAGATCGACAACGCCGGTGAAACTGTCTTCCGCACCCACCGGAATCACGATAGGCACAGGGTTTGCGCGCAAACGGGTTTTCATTTGCTCGACAACGCGGAAGAAGTTGGCACCTTGACGGTCCATTTTGTTTACAAATGCCAAGCGCGGCACTTGGTATTTGTTGGCTTGCCGCCATACGGTTTCGGATTGAGGTTGAACACCACCCACCGCGCAGTAAACCATTACCGCACCATCCAATACACGCATAGAACGCTCTACCTCTACGGTAAAGTCAACGTGTCCCGGGGTGTCGATGATGTTGAAGCGGTGTTCTGGGAATTGTTTCGCCATACCGGACCAGTAGGAAGTAACGGCAGCGGAGGTAATGGTAATACCACGCTCTTGCTCTTGTTCCATGTAGTCGGTAGTAGCCGCGCCATCATGCACTTCGCCCA includes:
- the fusA gene encoding elongation factor G; the encoded protein is MARKTPISLYRNIGISAHIDAGKTTTTERILFYTGLTHKLGEVHDGAATTDYMEQEQERGITITSAAVTSYWSGMAKQFPEHRFNIIDTPGHVDFTVEVERSMRVLDGAVMVYCAVGGVQPQSETVWRQANKYQVPRLAFVNKMDRQGANFFRVVEQMKTRLRANPVPIVIPVGAEDSFTGVVDLLKMKSIIWNEADKGTTFTYGDIPAELVETAEEWRQNMIEAAAEASEELMDKYLGGDELTEEEIVGALRQRTLAGEIQPMLCGSAFKNKGVQRMLDAVVELLPAPTDIPPVQGVNPNTEEADSRQASDEEKFSALAFKMLNDKYVGQLTFIRVYSGVVKSGDTVLNSVKGTRERIGRLVQMTAADRTEIEEVRAGDIAAAIGLKDVTTGETLCAENAPIILERMEFPEPVIHIAVEPKTKADQEKMGIALNRLAKEDPSFRVRTDEESGQTIISGMGELHLEIIVDRMKREFGVEANIGAPQVAYRETIRKEVEAEYKHAKQSGGKGQYGHVVIKMEPMEPGGAGYEFIDEIKGGVIPREFIPSVDKGIRDTLPNGIVAGYPVVDVRVRLIFGSSHDVDSSQLAFELAASQAFKEGMRKANPALLEPIMAVEVETPEEYMGDVMGDLNRRRGVVLGMDDDGIGGKKVRAEVPLAEMFGYSTDLRSATQGRATYSMEFKKYAEAPAHIAAAVTEARKG